The genomic DNA GCTGTACGAGCTTATGGTCAGCCTTGTCGAAATTTTTGGTAGACTTGCACAGCTTGCGACGCAGAGAATGAGACGAAGGATGTGGTGAGGAGTGGAAGGTTGGAAAAGGAAAGGGCGAAATttatcgagggagatgggCGCGTGAAAGGTGAGATGGGCATGGCGCGCGCAAAAAGCGCAGTTTGTCGACGGGTACATAGACAGTAGACTCACCTTGGTCTTTTCCTCTCGCCAGAGGCGTGTCGTCGTCTGAGGAAGACATGTTGCTAGCGGTGGGCGCGTGCTGCAGTCGCGGATAACGAAGAAGCGAACGGACGTGTGCAGCGTTGTTGGTCGCGGACACAGTCGATCTGGCTGAGGTAAGAGTACGAGTGCCGGAGGAAAGCGACAGTCGTAAAGAAGCGCGTCCCGGACACCGGCTGAGACGCAGGGCGATTGAAGCGATTGAGGCGATGATGGTGGCGGAGGGAGAGAGGACACGACGAAGGACGAGTGGAAAAGAGGAATGCTGAGTTTAAGTGAAGCGCAGCCCCAGGGACACCACATGTGCTTCGCTGCTAAGTCCACCGGCGCACGGTCTTCGGCCTTCACCAAATCGAGGCCACTAACTGCCCGTAACAGGTGCGTAACCTCACCACAACCACCGGCTTTCTCACAATCAGACGACAAGACCAAGGCAGGATTATTGCAGATATGTACGGTAATGTATGGTAATTACATGTAAGCTGACATGAGGTGGGTGTGTGTGTGAGGGAGCCTGGTATGCTTGCCACCTCTTTGTTTGATCGATCGTTGCTCGCTCCTGCCTATGTCCGCCTAAATCAGCGCACCCACAACATGGCGTCTGCTGTTCTACTGCCTGCCCCAAGGACAATAGCGAGCCAGGAATACAATCAAATTGTCACGCGGGTGTCACAAACAGGGCCTGCGCCGCTGGGTGGTCAAGCGACTCTGCGAGATCGAGTGCTCTCACGTGATGCTTGGCTCTTGGCACGCAAAGCAATTCAGCATGCCGATTGTCCGACACAAGCTTGCGTTCAGCAAAGACAGCAGTGAAGCAACACCACACGGCTGTCGCCATCTCCACTCATCTCAATTCCCGTAGCCATGATGCTGTCACGAGCTGCGCGCCCGGCCTTCAAGGCTGGTATggccgccgccgccgcccgGTACGCTCCCGCTCGAATTGGCAGCTTTTCTCGCGCCATTGAACCCCCCCATTGCGGGTCAATTGCATCGCCAACTGCATCAGGTGCTGACTGGAACTTTTGAATCTAGGCCTGCCACCCTTACTGCCTCCAATGTCGCCGGCTATGCCACCCTGCGTGAAATCGAGGGCCGTCTCAAGTCGATTCGCAACATCGAGAAGATCACCAAGACCATGAAGGTTGTCGCTTCCACCAAGCTCACCCGCGCCCAGAGGGCCATGACCGAGTCCCGCAAGTACGGCCAGACGTCCAACACCGTGTTCGAGAGCGCCGAGACCAAGCCAATTGAGGGCGAGGGCAAGAAGAGCTTGATCATCGTCTGCAGTTCAGACAAGGGTCTCTGCGGTGGTATCCACTCTGGAATGTCGAGGAAGGTCAGGGCCATGCTCGCTCAGGCTCCTGAGACCGACCTGGCTGTCATTGGCGAGAAGTGCAAGGCGCAATTGGGTCGTTCCAACGGAAAGAACATGGTTCTGTCCTTCGCTGGTGCCGGAAAGGACGTCCCTACCTTTGCCGACTCCCTCCACATTG from Pyrenophora tritici-repentis strain M4 chromosome 8, whole genome shotgun sequence includes the following:
- a CDS encoding AtpG, F0F1-type ATP synthase, gamma subunit yields the protein MLSRAARPAFKAGMAAAAARPATLTASNVAGYATLREIEGRLKSIRNIEKITKTMKVVASTKLTRAQRAMTESRKYGQTSNTVFESAETKPIEGEGKKSLIIVCSSDKGLCGGIHSGMSRKVRAMLAQAPETDLAVIGEKCKAQLGRSNGKNMVLSFAGAGKDVPTFADSLHIADQISMLPTDYASVQIVYNKFINASSYEATIQQAFSEEAIAASANFAAFEIEDEVLPNLREYALANSLFWALAEGHACEQSARQNAMDNASKNAGEMINKFQILYNRTRQAVITGELVEIITGAAASEG